A stretch of Spodoptera frugiperda isolate SF20-4 chromosome 6, AGI-APGP_CSIRO_Sfru_2.0, whole genome shotgun sequence DNA encodes these proteins:
- the LOC118267601 gene encoding fatty acid synthase, giving the protein MAPSPQETMVEQQPKTIPRGLTGEELVISGMSGLFPMSDSVLEFKENLYNKVDMVSNENLRWDIRHPEIPKHFGMINGVNRFDAQFFKVHYKQALIMDPMSRKLLEHAYQAIFDAGINPLELRGKKIGVFIGAAFSESEKLIIYESIQRNGFGITGCNKSMYANRISYWLDSKGPSYALDVACSSSMSCLEHAYTSISSGVCEAAIVGGCNLCMHPNVALNMRKYGFLCLDGKTKCFDKHGDGSVRSDAISILFLQKAKDAKRIYSEVYFAKSCYSNIVQEQFLPTRKPEEIQEFLEKFYKEAGVSPRDVEYIEASASAIAEADANELEAIGKVFAKDKTVQVGCVKSNMGHAEPASGVCSLTKVCLAYQTGQIPANLHYYEPQDDIDAVREGRVQVVTENIPFGRGYTALNSFSYSGTNVHVLMKGHYKPKDLERYRSSIPHIILTSGRQDQCLNNLIDKLVKQPVDPEQIALLHEIHEKPIAGHTCRGYTILGTDENKETVCITKEVEFIDGATRPVWFVYSGMGSQWATMGAELMRIPIFAAAIERCQKALEPKGIDIVNILTNPDKTIYDNILHSFVGIAAVQIGLTDILRELGIVPDNIIGHSVGELGCAYADGCFTAEEMILAAYSRGLVSLQTPFIRGSMAAVGLGYKAIKALCPPEIEVACHNSSDSATISGPADIMKTFVADLTARGIFAKEVPCSNIAYHSRYIQDAGPGLLKYLKEVIKNPKERSKKWVSTSVPQNQWDEPAAKYSSAEYHTNNLLNAVLFEETSKLIPANAIVIEVAPHGLLQAILKRSLAECTHIPLTRRGHADPVKFLLEAFGKLYLAGLTPKVKALYPRVEFPVATETPMLSHLVEWEHSEEWPQAKYYAKDRVATSIRNFVISIHDDDYKFFENYKRNGSYVFPEAAILTVVWETLAMFKGVDYRTMPIEFINVHFNDEIYFKADDPLKLDIKIQKGNLYFEVDHDQTVVATGYISQSKPKDNMNRVLEKACDAKNVTLNTRDVYQLLRMRGYDYEGKFQSIHSITSDGTVANIKYTNEWIPLLDSLLQFNVLKRDYSGLSKLIHINKLSIDTKEYSETVQNDVDGVPCLTAEYFDVHNLLRCGGIEIETVMYSDKLVIETDPDLILSRCFVPHFLIGKIDLKAALHVNMQIVAENIPSRQIKVTELFSTKYPEISKIIREVTDEITDKDFVMSGFNKDEVDVSTVFVVDNLLEDEHKMETLARVLPKSTFILAVEKDNAKIYSKYKSFNVVSSYNTNNHILVLVNTIDVSNNENITYMPITNDSKFTWVPRVRHELEKTRKLVLVSERQPNSGFIGMVKKLREEYGNKIALIVVDDYHVENFNTEAAVFKDQIQKKLSINIFKKGHWGGYYNIPSPKETNIRSVALTSTSTGDLDGLKWVEVPQLPACNTMVQVSYVGLSNEDANNAIGTSLTPTEGFGKEFSGININGERVMGLLPENALRSVVEADPDLLWPVPEHWSLEDAATVPLAYVNVFYCLNYVLKSKVVNNKSIFINGAAEPFGQAFISVASFFGYKIYANVEDRQKKEFLLKLFPQLEEKNIACSRIDAHSTVIMNTNTSCCSIVVNCASGPLRQSAMKCVAQMGCILDACEEDMKNNKDFGMFFLNDMKNYKGIRVSSIFKPELAEEKKKIQMWIADGILKGVVRPLHRIVYSPTEVSRAFRLLSLKRFCGNVLIKMKDPNVSSEDLCITPRQNYSADGSYIVVCDESELGFEVADRLVRRGARNLLLNLKPNSSAGYCYTKVASWKKQNVNVRMSSEDLSTDKECVNLIKDGAQLAPVYGIFVIQNYKTDAKQEDLDAETLAQKFNNTVRVVANLDVSSRNLCNNLQHFVVMNYASKGASDEYAVSVIEKICEARNEACLPALAFRVDSINEFDTNGENGTKTRSQKLSTVMNALETSLKLNYTDVVSFDLKKRNNYDFLAKVAKIIGVQHLDDIEDNLTLAELSMNDINLQEMKLLIKNVYNIDYSTESLSQLDVASLKSFGSIKKLHNTKFDAGLGAFYTYTDDDECMATEPMIQMPTRISSATEEEQELDPKETYLIMIPGFEGHHQIFQRVTERLKVRAMTFQLGPDMTQDNIQKMAVDILKFMKKRFELKSNFYLLGYSFGVNVALELAALFEKEGRVGTVYCLDSSPDALKVQLDAYVGNLTDIQLQNKIVEHMYRLMTGRDNEELKNDLEKSESWSEKMEACVSRLRLASYSSQYKRNILESAYRRIMLARQYEPEFKLESQIVLMRGIAHPKAEALPEDYNLSKYTTKPVKVFNIESDHASAPQDSRVSNIINKFLDNELLSKFEKEALCETYLVESFKIL; this is encoded by the exons ATGGCTCCCTCACCCCAAGAAACTATGGTGGAACAGCAGCCCAAGACCATCCCTCGGGGATTAACTGGTGAAGAACTGGTGATTAGTGGCATGTCTGGATTATTCCCCATGTCTGACAGTGTTTTGGAGTTTAAGGAGAATCTGTATAATAAG gtTGACATGGTATCGAATGAAAACCTTCGATGGGACATCCGCCACCCTGAAATCCCCAAACATTTCGGCATGATAAACGGAGTGAACCGGTTCGATGCCCAGTTCTTCAAGGTGCACTACAAACAAGCCCTTATTATGGACCCTATGAGTAGGAAACTCTTAGAACATGCGTACCAAGCTATCTTCGACGCAg GTATCAACCCATTGGAGCTTCGAGGAAAGAAAATTGGTGTTTTCATCGGAGCTGCTTTCTCCGAGTCGGAGAAACTTATCATTTACGAGTCTATTCAGCGTAATGGATTCGGTATTACTGG atgCAACAAATCCATGTACGCCAACCGTATCTCCTACTGGCTGGACAGCAAAGGTCCGTCCTATGCTCTGGACGTGGCTTGCTCCAGCTCCATGTCCTGCCTCGAGCACGCTTACACCAGCATCAGCAGCGGTGTGTGCGAGGCTGCCATTGTAGGTGGATGCAACTTGTGCATGCATCCTAATGTGGCCTTGAATATGAGGAA GTACGGATTCCTGTGTTTGGATGGCAAGACGAAATGCTTCGACAAGCACGGAGATGGCAGCGTCAGGTCCGACGCCATCAGCATCCTCTTCTTGCAGAAAGCCAAGGACGCAAAGAG AATCTACTCTGAAGTGTACTTTGCCAAATCCTGCTACTCAAACATAGTCCAAGAACAGTTCTTGCCAACTCGGAAACCAGAAGAGATCCAAGAATTTTTGGAAAAATTCTATAAAGAAGCTGGTGTGTCTCCTCGTGATGTGGAGTACATTGAAGCCAGTGCTTCAG CCATCGCAGAAGCAGATGCCAATGAATTGGAAGCAATTGGCAAAGTATTTGCTAAAGACAAAACTGTTCAAGTTGGATGCGTCAAATCTAATATGGGACACGCTGAGCCTGCGTCTGGAGTGTGCTCACTGACGAAG gtGTGTCTGGCATACCAAACCGGCCAAATCCCTGCAAACTTGCACTACTACGAGCCACAGGATGATATTGATGCAGTTCGTGAAGGAAGAGTCCAAGTTGTAACTGAAAACATACCGTTTGGACGAGGATACACTGCTTTGAACTCATTCTCCTACAGTGGAACTAATGTCCACGTTCTGATGAAAGGACATTATAAACCAAAG GATCTAGAACGTTACCGCAGCAGCATTCCCCATATAATCCTCACATCAGGCAGACAAGACCAATGTCTGAACAACTTGATTGATAAACTAGTCAAGCAGCCAGTCGATCCTGAACAAATTGCTCTTCTGCATGAGATTCATGAAAAACCTATTGCTGGACATACTTGCCGTGGATATACTATTCTTG GTACTGACGAGAATAAAGAAACGGTATGCATTACTAAAGAAGTGGAATTCATAGACGGCGCGACTCGTCCAGTGTGGTTTGTATACAGTGGTATGGGATCGCAATGGGCTACCATGGGCGCTGAGCTAATGCGCATCCCGATATTTGCTGCAGCTATTGAGAG ATGCCAAAAAGCTCTAGAGCCCAAGGGTATAGATATTGTGAATATTCTGACGAATCCAGACAAGACTATCTATGATAACATCCTACACTCGTTCGTCGGTATCGCTGCAGTACAAATTGGTCTCACTGATATACTGAGGGAGTTGGGAATCGTTCCTGATAATATCATTG GCCACAGTGTCGGTGAACTTGGTTGTGCCTACGCTGACGGCTGCTTCACGGCCGAGGAGATGATCCTCGCAGCTTACAGCCGTGGTCTCGTGTCTTTGCAGACTCCGTTCATCCGCGGTTCTATGGCTGCTGTTGGATTAGGATACAAAGCG ATCAAGGCCCTATGCCCACCAGAGATTGAAGTGGCCTGCCACAACAGTTCTGACTCCGCAACCATATCAGGCCCAGCTGATATCATGAAGACCTTCGTCGCAGACCTGACTGCTCGTGGTATCTTTGCCAAGGAAGTCCCGTGCTCCAACATAGCTTACCATTCAAGATATATCCAGGATGCTG GTCCTGGTCTTCTCAAATATTTGAAGGAAGTCATCAAGAACCCCAAGGAACGCAGTAAGAAGTGGGTGTCTACCTCGGTTCCCCAAAACCAATGGGATGAACCAGCGGCCAAGTACTCATCTGCTGAATACCACACCAACAACTTATTG AACGCAGTGCTCTTTGAAGAGACATCCAAGTTGATACCAGCGAATGCTATTGTGATTGAAGTGGCGCCTCACGGGCTATTACAAGCAATCCTCAAGCGTTCACTAGCAGAATGTACTCATATACCACTCACGAGACGCGGCCACGCCGATCCAGTTAAGTTCTTGCTCGAAGCCTTCGGAAA attaTACTTGGCAGGACTTACGCCGAAAGTTAAAGCGCTGTACCCACGAGTAGAATTCCCGGTGGCTACCGAAACTCCAATGTTATCGCATTTAGTCGAGTGGGAACACAGTGAAGAATG gcCCCAAGCAAAATACTACGCGAAGGACAGAGTCGCAACATCGATCAGAAATTTTGTTATCTCCATACACGATGATGACTACAAATTCTTTGAAAATTATAAGAGAAATG GTTCCTACGTTTTCCCTGAAGCGGCTATCTTGACAGTGGTGTGGGAGACTCTCGCCATGTTCAAGGGTGTCGATTACAGGACTATGCCCATTGAATTCATTAACGTGCACTTCAACGACGAAATTTATTTCAAGGCCGATGACCCTCTGAAACTCGATATCAAGATACAGAAAGGAAATTTGTATTTCGAG GTTGACCACGACCAGACAGTTGTAGCTACTGGCTATATATCTCAATCGAAACCAAAGGATAACATGAATCGAGTTCTGGAGAAGGCATGTGATGCAAAGAACGTAACTTTGAACACTCGAGATGTTTACCAACTTTTGCGTATGAGAGGATACGATTATGA GGGTAAATTCCAATCAATCCATTCAATCACATCTGATGGCACTGTAGCGAATATTAAATACACCAACGAATGGATCCCACTACTTGATTCTCTTTTACAATTCAACGTGTTAAAGAGGGATTATTCTGGATTATCGAAACTGATTCATATTAACAAATTGAGTATCGATACTAAAGAATATTCAGAAACTGTGCAGAATGATGTAGATGGCGTTCCTTGTTTGACTGCGGAGTACTTTGATGTTCATAACCTTCTTAG atGCGGTGGTATCGAAATTGAAACTGTAATGTACTCTGACAAATTGGTGATTGAGACTGACCCTGATCTCATACTTTCTCGATGCTTCGTGCCTCACTTCCTTATAGGAAAGATTGAC CTAAAGGCAGCATTGCACGTGAACATGCAGATTGTTGCTGAAAATATACCAAGCCGTCAAATAAAAGTGACTGAACTGTTTTCGACCAAATATCCAGAAATCTCAAAGATTATCAGGGAAGTGACTGACGAAATAACTGACAAAGATTTTGTAATGAGTGGATTCAATAAGGACGAAGTTGACGTGTCTACTGTTTTTGTAGTAGACAATTTGTTGGAAGATGAACAT AAAATGGAAACCCTAGCAAGAGTGCTACCAAAATCAACATTCATTTTAGCTGTCGAAAAAGATAACGCAAAGATTTACTCCAAGTACAAATCCTTCAATGTTGTATCATCTTACAACACTAACAACCATATACTTGTGTTAGTGAACACAATTGATGTTAGCAACAACGAGAACATTACTTATATGCCTATAACTAACGATAGTAAGTTTACTTGGGTGCCACGAGTGCGTCATGAGTTGGAGAAGACTAGGAAGCTGGTACTGGTCTCTGAAAGACAACCAAACTCTGGATTTATCG GCATGGTCAAGAAACTGAGAGAAGAATATGGAAACAAGATTGCTCTTATCGTAGTTGACGACTACCACGTCGAAAATTTCAACACCGAGGCTGCCGTATTCAAAGATCAGATTCAAAAGAAACTGTCAATCAACATATTCAAGAAg GGACATTGGGGAGGCTATTATAATATTCCGAGTCCCAAGGAGACCAATATTAGAAGTGTGGCCCTAACAAGTACGTCTACCGGTGATCTGGATGGCTTGAAATGGGTGGAAGTTCCTCAGTTGCCTGCCTGCAATACGATGGTTCag GTGAGCTACGTTGGACTTTCCAACGAGGATGCTAATAATGCTATTGGTACTTCTCTGACACCAACAGAAGGCTTTGGAAAGGAGTTCAGTGGTATCAACATCAA TGGTGAACGAGTCATGGGATTGCTTCCCGAAAATGCTCTACGAAGCGTCGTGGAAGCTGACCCAGATCTATTGTGGCCTGTACCAGAACACTGGAGCTTGGAAGACGCTGCTACCGTACCTCTGGCTTATGTTAACGTATTTTACTGCCTT AACTACGTTTTGAAATCGAAAGTTGTTAATAACAAATCTATATTCATAAACGGTGCAGCAGAACCTTTTGGGCAGGCGTTCATCTCTGTGGCTTCATTCTTTGGATACAAAATATATGCTAATGTTGAAGATAGACAGAAGAAAGAATtcttacttaaactgttcccgCAGTTAGaag AGAAAAACATCGCGTGTTCCCGTATAGATGCCCATAGCACAGTCATTATGAATACTAACACATCTTGTTGTTCTATTGTCGTTAATTGCGCTAGTGGTCCATTGCGTCAa TCTGCAATGAAGTGTGTGGCTCAAATGGGCTGCATTTTGGACGCTTGTGAAGAAGACATGAAGAATAACAAAGATTTTGGAATGTTCTTCTTGAATGATATGAAGAATTATAAGGGTATCAGAGTGTCCAGTATATTCAAACCGGAATTAGCTGAAGAGAAGAAG AAAATTCAAATGTGGATAGCTGATGGTATCCTGAAGGGTGTAGTTAGACCTTTACATCGCATCGTGTACTCTCCAACGGAGGTCTCCCGAGCATTCAGACTGCTGTCACTAAAGAGGTTCTGTGGCAATGTCCTCATAAAGATGAAGGACCCGAATGTTTCGAGCGAAGATTTATGCATCACTCCAAG ACAAAACTACTCTGCTGATGGATCCTACATCGTAGTGTGTGATGAATCTGAGCTTGGTTTTGAAGTCGCTGATAGGCTGGTTCGTCGTGGCGCTAGAAACCTGCTTCTCAATCTGAAGCCCAACTCTTCAGCTGGATATTGTTATACGAAAGTAGC GTCTTGGAAAAAACAGAACGTAAATGTCAGAATGTCTTCAGAAGACTTGTCAACGGATAAGGAATGTGTTAACCTGATAAAAGATGGGGCTCAATTAGCGCCTGTTTATGGAATATTCGTAATTCAGAATTATAAGACTGACGCCAAACAAGAAGATTTGGACGCAGAGACTTTGGCGCAGAAATTCAACAACACTGTTCGTGTTGTTGCAAACCTGGATGTTTCTTCTAGAAACCTCTGTAACAATTTGCA GCATTTTGTGGTCATGAACTATGCATCAAAGGGAGCCAGCGACGAATACGCGGTTTCTGTGATTGAGAAAATATGTGAGGCGCGCAATGAAGCATGCTTGCCAGCCCTCGCTTTCCGCGTCGACTCGATCAATGAG TTCGATACTAATGGAGAAAACGGTACAAAAACACGATCACAGAAACTGTCAACAGTTATGAACGCTTTGGAAACAAGTTTGAAACTAAATTACACGGATGTCGTGTCATTTGATTTGAAGAAAAGAAACAATTACGATTTCTTAGCGAAAGTCGCTAAAATTATTG gagTACAACACTTGGATGATATCGAAGACAATCTGACCTTGGCTGAGTTGAGCATGAACGACATCAACTTGCAAGAAATGAAGTTACTCATCAAGAATGTGTATAATATTGACTACAGTACTGAGTCTTTATCTCAACTGGATGTTGCAAG CTTAAAGAGTTTCGGCAGTATCAAGAAGTTGCATAACACCAAATTCGATGCTGGCTTGGGAGCCTTCTATACTTACACTGACGATGACGAGTGCATGGCTACTGAGCCAATGATTCAGATGCCGACCAGGATTAGCAGCGCTACCGAG GAAGAACAAGAACTGGATCCAAAGGAAACTTATTTGATCATGATACCAGGATTCGAAGGTCACCATCAAATATTCCAACGCGTCACTGAGAGGCTGAAGGTTAGAGCCATGACCTTCCAACTTGGACCCGACATGACCCAGGATAATATTCAGAAAATGGCTGTTGATATCTTGAAG